A genomic window from Flavobacterium johnsoniae includes:
- a CDS encoding SIMPL domain-containing protein (The SIMPL domain is named for its presence in mouse protein SIMPL (signalling molecule that associates with mouse pelle-like kinase). Bacterial member BP26, from Brucella, was shown to assemble into a channel-like structure, while YggE from E. coli has been associated with resistance to oxidative stress.), with translation MKHLFFALLAFITINSFSQTKISTDKPFIDVSGLADTLVVPNKIWINVLLSEKDSKGKKSVEDLENEMILKLKEIGINTEKDVSVNDMSSNFKNYIFKQNDIFKSKSYFILVKNASETAKVFIGLEKIGISNVRIDKIEHTDERKIKLLINGKAILNAKKTAESFTKPLNQKVGTALQITNNESISPSRAMMNEVVVVGYGKSKSSNDNNIEPSVEFEKIKISSFVQVRFLIE, from the coding sequence ATGAAACATCTATTTTTTGCGTTATTAGCATTCATCACTATTAATTCTTTTTCTCAAACAAAAATTTCAACAGACAAACCTTTTATTGATGTTTCTGGACTAGCCGATACATTAGTCGTTCCAAATAAAATCTGGATTAATGTGTTGCTAAGCGAAAAAGACTCAAAAGGAAAAAAATCTGTTGAAGATTTAGAAAACGAGATGATTTTAAAACTAAAAGAAATTGGCATTAACACAGAAAAAGACGTTAGTGTAAATGATATGTCAAGCAATTTCAAAAATTATATATTTAAACAAAATGATATTTTCAAATCAAAATCTTACTTTATTTTGGTTAAAAATGCGTCTGAAACTGCCAAAGTTTTTATTGGATTAGAAAAAATTGGCATTTCGAATGTTCGTATTGATAAAATTGAACATACTGACGAGAGAAAGATTAAACTTTTGATTAATGGAAAAGCGATATTAAATGCAAAAAAAACTGCTGAAAGTTTTACAAAACCATTAAACCAAAAGGTTGGAACCGCTCTTCAAATTACTAATAATGAAAGTATCAGTCCTTCTCGAGCAATGATGAATGAAGTAGTCGTAGTTGGATACGGAAAAAGTAAATCTTCAAATGACAATAATATCGAACCAAGTGTTGAATTTGAAAAAATAAAAATATCCAGTTTCGTTCAGGTAAGATTTCTTATAGAATAA